Genomic segment of Rhodococcus sp. W8901:
TCCGTAGTGGCATGTTCTAGACCCGAAGCGGAGTGATCTACCCATGGCCAGGGTGAAGCGACGGTAAGACGTCGTGGAGGCCCGAACCCACTTAGGTTGAAAACTGAGGGGATGAGCTGTGGGTAGGGGTGAAAGGCCAATCAAACTCCGTGATAGCTGGTTCTCCCCGAAATGCATTTAGGTGCAGCGTCGCGTGTTTCACTCTGGAGGTAGAGCTACTGGATGGCCGATGGGCCCCACAAGGTTACTGACGTCAGCCAAACTCCGAATGCCAGAGTGTGAGAGCGCGGCAGTGAGACTGCGGGGGATAAGCTTCGTAGTCGAGAGGGAAACAGCCCAGATCGCCGGCTAAGGCCCCTAAGCGTGTACTAAGTGGAAAAGGATGTGGGGTCGCGAAGACAACCAGGAGGTTGGCTTAGAAGCAGCCACCCTTGAAAGAGTGCGTAATAGCTCACTGGTCAAGTGATCCTGCGCCGACAATGTAGCGGGGCTCAAGTACACCGCCGAAGCCGCGGCATTCACATAACACCCATTTCCTCCTGCGGGGGGTTGTGCAGTGGTGTGGATGGGTAGGGGGAGCGTCGTGCAGCCATGGAAGCAGCGGGGTGACCTAGTTGTGGAGGCTGCACGAGTGAGAATGCAGGCATGAGTAGCGAAAGACGAGTGAGAAACTCGTCCGCCGAATGACCAAGGGTTCCTGGGCCAGGTTAATCCGCCCAGGGTGAGTCGGGACCTAAGGCGAGGCCGACAGGCGTAGTCGATGGACAACGGGTTGATATTCCCGTACCCGTGTGAACGCGCCCCTGGTGAATCAGTGATACTAACCGTCCTGAAGCGTCCTTACTTCCCTTCGGGGAACCTGGATGTGGATGCACGGGACCTGATCTGGTAGTAGCCAAGCGATGGGGTGACGCAGGAAGGTAGCTGAGCCAGTCAGTGGTAATACTGGTGTAAGCGTGTAGGGCGTGGCCTAGGCAAATCCGGGTCACATACAGCCTGAGACGTGATGCGTAGCCGATTGAGGCGAATTCAGTGATCCTATGCTGCCGAGAAAAGCCTCTAGCGAGCTTTCACACGGCCCGTACCCCAAACCGACACAGGTGGTCAGGTAGAGAATACTAAGGCGATCGAGATAACTGTGGTTAAGGAACTCGGCAAAATGCCCCCGTAACTTCGGGAGAAGGGGGGCCTCGTCTGGTGATCCAACTTGCTTGGTGAGCTGGGTGGGGCCGCAGAGACCAGAGAGAAGCGACTGTTTACTAAAAACACAGGTCCGTGCGAAGTCGTAAGACGATGTATACGGACTGACGCCTGCCCGGTGCTGGAAGGTTAAGAGGACCGGTTAGCCAGCAATGGCGAAGCTGAGAATTTAAGCCCCAGTAAACGGCGGTGGTAACTATAACCATCCTAAGGTAGCGAAATTCCTTGTCGGGTAAGTTCCGACCTGCACGAATGGCGTAACGACTTCTCTGCTGTCTCAACCACAGACTCGGCGAAATTGCATTACGAGTAAAGATGCTCGTTACGCGCGGCAGGACGAAAAGACCCCGGGACCTTCACTATAGCTTGGTATTGGTGTTCGGTTCGGTTTGTGTAGGATAGGTGGGAGACTGTGAAGCGGGCACGCCAGTGTTCGTGGAGTCGTTGTTGAAATACCACTCTGATCGTATTGGACATCTAACCTCGGACCATGATCTGGTTCAGGGACAGTGCCTGGTGGGTAGTTTAACTGGGGCGGTTGCCTCCCAAAATGTAACGGAGGCGCCCAAAGGTTCCCTCAGCCTGGTTGGCAATCAGGTGTTGAGTGCAAGTGCACAAGGGAGCTTGACTGTGAGACTGACAGGTCGAGCAGGGACGAAAGTCGGGACTAGTGATCCGGCACCGGCAAGTGGAAGCGGTGTCGCTCAACGGATAAAAGGTACCCCGGGGATAACAGGCTGATCTTCCCCAAGAGTCCATATCGACGGGATGGTTTGGCACCTCGATGTCGGCTCGTCGCATCCTGGGGCTGGAGTAGGTCCCAAGGGTTGGGCTGTTCGCCCATTAAAGCGGCACGCGAGCTGGGTTTAGAACGTCGTGAGACAGTTCGGTCTCTATCCGCCGCGCGCGTTAGAAACTTGAGGAAGGCTGTCCCTAGTACGAGAGGACCGGGACGGACGAACCTCTGGTGTGCCAGTTGTTCCGCCAGGAGCACTGCTGGTTAGCTACGTTCGGAAGGGATAACCGCTGAAAGCATCTAAGCGGGAAGCCTGTTCCAAGATGAGGTTTCTCACCCCCTCGAGGGGGTAAGGCCCCCGGCAGACCACCGGGTTGATAGGCCAGAACTGGAAGCACGGTAACGTGTGGAGGTGACTGGTACTAATAGGCCGAGGACTTACCACAAAGAAGCTACGCGTCCACTGTGCGGTATCTGAAACAACACACAGATACCATTCACCCCCAACACCCCAGGTCTTGTGCCGGCGGGTGGTTCGGGCGGGGGAATTGAATGTGTGACAGTTTCATAGAGTTACGGCGGCCATAGCGGAGGGGAAACGCCCGGTCCCATTCCGAACCCGGAAGCTAAGCCCTCCAGCGCCGATGGTACTGCACCCGACAGGGTGTGGGAGAGTAGGACACCGCCGAACACCCTTTCACCGAAGGCCCCCACCCATCAGGGTGGGGGCCTTCGGCATTTCCGCATGTCTGCACCCGAAAACCCCTCCCGCCCGGCAGGCGGCGAGAGCGGGATGCGGGTTCCTACGGGCGGTCGGCTGCGTCGCTGTTGTACGCAATGCGACGTAGCAGCCGGGCCAACTGGGCGCGGTCGTCCTCATCGAGCCCGTCGAGAAGTCGGCGATCACGATCGACGCGCTCCGGAAACTCGGCGTCGACCAGCGCGCGTCCGGCGTCGGTCACCGCGAGCAGGACCACCCGCCCGTCGCGCTCGAAGCGCCGGCGTTCCAGCAGACCCATCTTGACGAGTCGGTCGGCGTGCTTGGTGGTGGCGGCGCCGCTGACCATCGTCACGGCCGTAACCTCACTGGCCCGAAGTGGACGATCGCTGCGGGCGAGGGCGCACAGCACCTCGAACTCTGCGCGGGAGACCCCGCTGTCGCCGAGCGCCCGCTCGAGTCGATGCAGTGCCTGGGAGCTGATGCGGGTGATCCGGCCGATGACCTCGATCGGTGAGGTGTCGACCTCCGGGTAGGACAGGGCCCACTCCTGGCGAACCTTGTCGATGAAATCGCGTTCCGGACTGTCGGTCGAATCCACACACCCATCCTATCGGTGTGCCAACATCACTTCATTAGTAATTTACTCGTGAAGTAATGCGTGTAGACTGGGGCGAGTGGCAGCACTCGATACGTCCCGAACCACCAGGATCGATCACGCGCGCAGCGCCCTCGCTCATTCCGTTTCGCCCAGAACGTGGCGTCGTGCGTTCGAGGTGCGGGCTGCGGACGCGACCATCGCGCCTGCGCTGCGGGTGGGGCTCGCTTCTGCGGTCGTGTTCGTCGGCGGTGGACTGCTCGGG
This window contains:
- a CDS encoding MarR family winged helix-turn-helix transcriptional regulator: MDSTDSPERDFIDKVRQEWALSYPEVDTSPIEVIGRITRISSQALHRLERALGDSGVSRAEFEVLCALARSDRPLRASEVTAVTMVSGAATTKHADRLVKMGLLERRRFERDGRVVLLAVTDAGRALVDAEFPERVDRDRRLLDGLDEDDRAQLARLLRRIAYNSDAADRP